The proteins below come from a single Eubacterium limosum genomic window:
- a CDS encoding DMT family transporter, with product MEKKKTIKGCLCAIFCEILFGLSYLFTKHATTSVSPLTLLSWRFAIAFLVINLCVAVGVVKISLRGKRLLPLFWIAIFQPVIYFVGETVGINLTTASESGAVLSVIPAATLVAGGLILKEKPTKLQAAGVCVTMAGVMVCVLSKGMEASFNPLGYLMLLMAVISYSLYSVFSEKAVSFSSAEKTYVMIAFGAVAFTAAALVQNLRTGTLPEFLSAPFTNPALLTAVLYQGIGCSILAFLLYNLAIATISTNRSASFVGISTVVSILAGVFFLKEQFSTLQAAGAFFVIGGVYLANLTCKSKPVRPNRRGAKKAE from the coding sequence ATGGAAAAAAAGAAAACAATCAAAGGCTGCCTGTGCGCCATTTTCTGTGAGATACTATTTGGGCTGAGCTATTTATTTACCAAGCATGCCACCACGTCGGTGAGTCCGCTCACTCTGCTGAGCTGGCGCTTTGCCATCGCTTTTCTGGTCATCAATCTGTGTGTGGCTGTGGGAGTGGTTAAGATCAGCCTGAGAGGAAAGCGGCTGCTGCCTTTATTTTGGATTGCCATTTTCCAGCCGGTGATCTATTTTGTAGGTGAGACCGTGGGCATCAACCTGACCACCGCCTCGGAAAGCGGCGCAGTCCTCTCTGTCATACCGGCAGCGACCCTGGTGGCAGGGGGATTGATTCTAAAGGAAAAGCCCACAAAGCTGCAGGCAGCGGGAGTGTGCGTCACCATGGCCGGGGTGATGGTCTGTGTCCTCTCCAAGGGGATGGAGGCCTCCTTTAACCCGCTGGGGTATCTTATGTTGCTCATGGCTGTGATTTCCTACAGCCTGTATTCTGTTTTCTCTGAAAAAGCGGTTTCCTTTTCCAGCGCGGAAAAAACCTATGTGATGATCGCCTTCGGCGCCGTCGCTTTTACGGCTGCCGCCCTTGTCCAGAACCTGAGAACCGGCACACTGCCGGAATTTTTATCCGCGCCTTTTACGAATCCCGCTCTTTTAACCGCGGTTTTGTATCAGGGCATTGGCTGCTCAATCCTGGCTTTTTTACTTTACAATCTGGCGATCGCTACGATTAGTACCAACCGCTCAGCGTCCTTTGTGGGCATATCCACCGTGGTTTCCATTCTGGCGGGCGTGTTTTTCCTGAAGGAACAATTTTCCACGCTTCAGGCGGCAGGAGCTTTCTTTGTCATCGGCGGTGTCTATCTGGCGAATCTGACATGCAAAAGCAAGCCTGTCCGGCCTAACAGAAGGGGCGCAAAAAAAGCTGAGTGA
- a CDS encoding TIGR04076 family protein: MKKVKITVLRTMLNQDLAEEYGVEGLTACPMLREGQTFYADYAKPEGFCDEAWKAIYQYAFALAHGADKELFYYGDWIKKPGVAICSCNDGLRPVIFKLEATDEEGHINYTPVR; the protein is encoded by the coding sequence ATGAAAAAAGTAAAGATCACTGTTCTCAGAACAATGCTGAATCAGGATCTGGCAGAGGAGTACGGGGTAGAGGGCCTTACCGCCTGTCCCATGCTCAGGGAGGGACAGACCTTTTATGCCGACTACGCAAAGCCTGAGGGGTTTTGTGATGAGGCCTGGAAAGCGATCTACCAGTACGCCTTTGCTCTGGCCCACGGCGCGGATAAAGAGCTGTTTTATTACGGCGACTGGATCAAAAAACCCGGCGTAGCCATCTGCAGCTGTAATGACGGGCTGCGGCCGGTTATTTTCAAGCTGGAAGCCACTGACGAGGAGGGGCACATCAACTATACGCCGGTGCGTTAA
- a CDS encoding DUF6442 family protein: protein MDKEEILAKSRQEKKDEGMTEAENRGRRIGVMAFSAIFIFIVLFNLFNGQPNYAPMAMFWAFLSAEAYPKYRFTKQKAYLVTTIAGGVASLASLASFVLSVLG from the coding sequence ATGGATAAAGAAGAAATTTTAGCTAAAAGCCGTCAGGAAAAAAAGGATGAGGGCATGACTGAGGCTGAAAACAGAGGACGCAGAATTGGGGTAATGGCATTTTCCGCTATTTTTATCTTTATTGTGCTGTTTAACCTGTTCAATGGCCAGCCAAATTATGCACCCATGGCCATGTTCTGGGCCTTCCTTTCAGCAGAGGCCTATCCTAAATACCGTTTTACAAAACAAAAGGCTTATCTTGTCACAACCATCGCGGGCGGGGTGGCGTCTCTGGCATCACTCGCAAGCTTTGTACTGTCTGTACTGGGGTAA
- a CDS encoding helix-turn-helix transcriptional regulator, giving the protein MNEELILKNRLKEIRKEKKLSQSALAELVGVSRNTISSIETGQFNPTAKLALILCIALDKKFEELFYF; this is encoded by the coding sequence TTGAACGAGGAATTAATTCTAAAAAACCGCTTAAAGGAAATCCGAAAGGAAAAGAAACTGTCCCAGTCCGCTCTGGCCGAGCTGGTTGGTGTCTCCCGCAACACCATCAGCTCCATCGAGACGGGCCAGTTTAACCCAACGGCAAAATTAGCGTTAATTTTGTGCATTGCCCTGGACAAGAAATTCGAGGAGCTGTTTTATTTTTAG
- a CDS encoding class I SAM-dependent methyltransferase codes for MRTFEFNGERYARASRHQKEWGSRLISGLRLRGCESILDLGCGDGALTEKLASLVPDGAVLGIDASQGMIDAARKHARDNLSFRQEDINSMDFSDVFDVIFSNAALHWVKDHDLLLKNALAALKPGGLISWNFAGDGTCSHFFEVIRELMKAEPYNACFQEFIWPWHMPSRQDYEDKVRSAGFSEFVVLEEKADRFFSDADEMIRWLDQPTLVPFMDALPETYKSDFRSKAVQAMLLKTQQADGTCFETFRRIKVTAVK; via the coding sequence TTGAGAACTTTTGAATTTAACGGAGAAAGGTATGCGCGGGCTTCCAGACATCAGAAGGAATGGGGCAGCCGGCTGATATCCGGGCTCAGGCTCAGGGGTTGTGAATCCATTCTGGATCTGGGCTGCGGCGACGGAGCGTTAACAGAAAAGCTGGCGTCACTGGTGCCGGACGGTGCAGTTCTGGGCATTGACGCGTCACAGGGAATGATTGACGCTGCCAGAAAACACGCACGGGACAATCTGAGCTTTCGTCAGGAGGACATCAACAGCATGGATTTCTCGGATGTCTTTGATGTCATTTTTTCCAACGCTGCACTGCACTGGGTCAAAGACCATGACCTGCTTCTGAAAAATGCCCTGGCTGCTTTGAAGCCAGGTGGCTTGATTTCATGGAATTTCGCAGGTGACGGCACCTGCTCCCACTTTTTTGAGGTCATTCGTGAGCTAATGAAAGCAGAACCTTACAACGCCTGTTTTCAAGAATTTATATGGCCCTGGCACATGCCGTCAAGGCAGGATTATGAAGATAAAGTCCGAAGCGCCGGCTTTTCTGAGTTTGTGGTGCTGGAAGAAAAGGCAGATCGTTTCTTTTCGGATGCTGATGAGATGATCCGCTGGCTGGACCAGCCAACCCTTGTTCCTTTTATGGACGCTCTCCCCGAAACCTACAAGTCCGACTTCAGATCGAAGGCTGTTCAAGCCATGCTTCTCAAAACACAGCAGGCTGACGGCACCTGCTTTGAGACCTTTCGCAGGATCAAGGTGACTGCGGTAAAGTAA
- a CDS encoding DUF6431 domain-containing protein encodes MLISKGKLELVEETLKEDGRTPLNCYKFIYDEMPRCPDCGAPMHERDRLSGKDRRNFTGMDGTLSKVEIRRVVCDDKACYNHNHPKRNLPDILVPYGRYDAEVHQAVADGSNEVPCSPSTIKRMLKKIADQLMMLLWALTQMGIHLSICKEECKAMDLWPILRNAVAGFDRWYLRALKMTVNRFGALYWKCNDTG; translated from the coding sequence ATGCTGATCTCAAAGGGAAAACTGGAGCTGGTGGAGGAGACCCTGAAGGAGGATGGAAGAACCCCACTGAACTGTTATAAATTCATTTACGATGAAATGCCCCGATGCCCGGACTGCGGCGCTCCCATGCACGAAAGAGACCGTTTAAGCGGTAAAGACAGACGGAACTTTACCGGTATGGACGGCACCCTCAGCAAGGTCGAAATACGCCGTGTCGTTTGTGATGATAAAGCCTGCTACAACCATAACCACCCTAAACGCAACCTTCCAGACATACTGGTGCCTTACGGCCGTTACGACGCCGAAGTGCACCAGGCGGTCGCCGACGGCAGCAACGAGGTGCCCTGTTCACCGAGCACGATAAAACGGATGCTTAAAAAAATAGCAGACCAGCTCATGATGCTTTTGTGGGCTCTCACTCAGATGGGAATTCATCTGTCCATTTGTAAAGAGGAGTGTAAAGCCATGGATTTATGGCCTATTCTAAGAAACGCTGTGGCTGGATTTGACCGCTGGTATCTCCGGGCACTCAAAATGACCGTTAACCGTTTTGGCGCTTTGTACTGGAAATGCAACGACACGGGCTGA
- a CDS encoding phage regulatory protein/antirepressor Ant produces the protein MKDNRERPGNTRGLVHGAKNQEITENTAQTDMECANVVVTLCGEQPVVSSRRVAVDFGKEHKSVLRRIAQLNRETTAQNCAGLFIPWSYADAAGRKRKAYQITRDGFTLLIMSFTGSRALEWKIRYMQAFNQMEEKLRNQAPALPEGDALMAMAVLEARDIIKNLKPEADYARKVLDNKGLTPITGIAKDYGMTAEFMNRLLHSLGVQYRIGKRWYLYSDYQADGYAATKTDTIYKKDGTAKVVESLQWTPKGRRFLYDLLAENNLYPVLERGQHESAR, from the coding sequence ATGAAAGACAACAGAGAGCGCCCGGGAAACACCCGCGGCCTTGTTCATGGTGCAAAAAATCAGGAAATAACGGAAAATACGGCGCAGACAGACATGGAATGCGCCAATGTGGTGGTCACCCTGTGCGGCGAGCAGCCTGTGGTATCAAGCCGCCGGGTAGCCGTGGATTTTGGCAAGGAGCACAAAAGTGTGCTGCGGCGTATTGCCCAGCTTAACCGGGAGACCACAGCGCAGAATTGCGCCGGTCTTTTTATCCCCTGGTCCTACGCCGACGCGGCGGGCAGAAAGCGAAAGGCTTATCAGATCACCCGGGATGGCTTCACCCTGCTCATCATGAGCTTTACCGGCTCCCGGGCGCTGGAATGGAAGATCCGCTATATGCAGGCCTTTAACCAGATGGAGGAAAAGCTGCGAAACCAGGCGCCAGCGCTGCCCGAGGGCGACGCCCTTATGGCCATGGCGGTACTGGAGGCAAGAGACATCATCAAAAACCTGAAGCCTGAAGCCGACTATGCCAGAAAAGTACTCGACAATAAAGGCCTGACACCCATTACCGGTATCGCCAAGGATTACGGTATGACCGCCGAGTTTATGAACCGACTCCTGCACAGCCTGGGCGTACAGTACCGCATCGGCAAGCGCTGGTATCTTTACTCGGACTACCAGGCCGACGGCTACGCGGCTACCAAGACCGACACCATTTATAAAAAGGATGGCACCGCCAAGGTGGTGGAGAGCCTGCAGTGGACACCGAAAGGCCGGCGTTTCCTGTACGATCTGCTTGCAGAAAACAACCTGTATCCTGTACTGGAGCGTGGACAGCATGAATCTGCTCGCTGA
- a CDS encoding helix-turn-helix transcriptional regulator, which produces MSIELARWVRDNRNARGLTQPQLAEAVGVSDKTIFRAERGDPLSAYTLDQLVRYFGKPLPEEPPSFIGHFSLILYRQYL; this is translated from the coding sequence ATGAGCATTGAGCTTGCCCGCTGGGTACGCGACAATCGAAACGCCAGAGGCCTTACCCAGCCTCAGCTGGCAGAAGCTGTGGGCGTAAGCGATAAAACAATCTTCAGGGCTGAGCGGGGCGATCCCCTCAGCGCTTACACTCTCGATCAGCTTGTCCGATATTTTGGTAAGCCCCTGCCAGAAGAGCCTCCAAGCTTTATCGGCCACTTCTCCCTGATCCTTTACCGTCAATATCTGTAA
- a CDS encoding RNA polymerase sigma factor gives MTREDILLRKIENGDRQALDKLINDYYPDIFRYCLWHTRDKTAAEDATQETFLKVVRFWDAYRHQGHFRAWLYKIAANVCRDAWRKSNEEPLPENLTYDEAGFGLAESDADFIRIVEYLPDEVRELVLLRFAQDLTLREIAEVTGLPMRTIQSRLRAALKKIKKQLLKGELCHES, from the coding sequence TTGACGCGTGAAGATATTTTACTGAGAAAAATTGAAAATGGAGACCGGCAGGCACTGGATAAGCTGATTAATGACTATTATCCGGATATTTTCCGGTATTGCCTCTGGCACACCAGGGACAAAACCGCCGCTGAGGACGCTACCCAGGAAACCTTTCTGAAAGTGGTGCGTTTTTGGGATGCCTACCGGCACCAGGGGCATTTCAGAGCCTGGCTCTACAAAATAGCCGCCAATGTGTGCCGCGACGCGTGGCGCAAATCCAATGAAGAGCCTCTGCCGGAAAACCTCACCTATGATGAAGCCGGCTTTGGCCTCGCGGAATCGGACGCGGATTTTATCCGTATAGTGGAGTATCTGCCGGATGAAGTCCGTGAACTGGTGCTCCTGCGCTTTGCTCAGGACCTTACCCTGCGGGAGATCGCGGAGGTCACCGGGCTGCCAATGCGCACCATACAGTCACGCCTGCGGGCAGCCCTGAAAAAAATTAAAAAACAGCTGCTAAAAGGAGAGCTATGCCATGAATCATAA
- a CDS encoding ABC transporter ATP-binding protein, translated as MELKINRLTKRYKDKLAVDGVSLKLTPGIWGLLGANGAGKTTMMRMVAGILKPTSGGVFYDGLSIDDLGESYRDIFGYLPQTFGFYPEFTVKNYLEYMSALKGIGKKDASRKIESLLQVLALSDVKNKKIRRLSGGMQRRVGIAQALLNDPEILILDEPTSGLDPGERVRFRNILAEFAQERIVLISTHIVSDVENIATRNAVMKEGRIIAAGSTDELVAAMKGRVWRTEVPESDLFKCERLVRVANIRSESGGRASLRYLAENPVLPGSAPETPRLEDLYLWLFPEDSGTEEVQ; from the coding sequence ATGGAACTTAAAATCAACCGATTGACTAAACGATATAAGGATAAGCTGGCCGTGGACGGTGTCAGCCTGAAGTTAACGCCGGGTATCTGGGGGCTTCTGGGTGCCAACGGTGCGGGAAAAACCACCATGATGCGCATGGTGGCAGGCATTTTAAAGCCGACCTCCGGCGGTGTGTTTTACGATGGTCTAAGCATTGACGACCTGGGGGAGAGCTACCGGGATATCTTCGGGTATCTGCCCCAGACCTTTGGCTTTTATCCTGAATTTACAGTAAAAAATTATCTGGAATATATGAGCGCTTTGAAGGGGATTGGCAAAAAGGACGCTTCCCGGAAAATCGAGAGCCTGCTCCAGGTGCTTGCGCTGAGCGATGTGAAAAACAAAAAGATCCGCAGGCTGTCCGGCGGCATGCAGCGCAGAGTAGGAATTGCCCAGGCCCTGCTCAATGATCCTGAAATTTTGATTCTGGATGAACCCACCAGCGGCCTGGACCCGGGCGAGCGGGTGCGTTTCCGAAATATACTGGCCGAGTTTGCCCAGGAGAGAATCGTCCTTATTTCCACCCATATTGTATCCGACGTAGAAAACATTGCCACCCGAAACGCTGTCATGAAAGAGGGACGGATTATTGCGGCAGGCAGCACCGATGAGCTGGTGGCTGCCATGAAGGGCCGCGTATGGCGTACCGAGGTGCCTGAAAGCGATCTGTTTAAATGCGAACGCCTTGTCCGTGTCGCCAATATCCGGAGCGAATCCGGAGGGCGGGCCTCGCTTCGTTATCTGGCCGAAAACCCGGTACTGCCGGGCTCAGCGCCGGAAACGCCGCGTCTCGAGGACTTATACCTCTGGCTTTTCCCGGAAGATTCAGGAACAGAGGAGGTGCAGTGA
- a CDS encoding ABC transporter permease subunit: MFNVLCMEFKRLFKSRMVWILCAASLVIALLLCVMVVDNVSYGRRDDPDAKIGLEAVAAVKEAYSPLYGAVTPEKLESAFETYINTSNAYEEKMPASVYKEKIAPIQPALNWIFSAFDDSEITSADQVGGFYAQRFHNIENQLADKYANAPQAKQAALELNSRVETPFNYAYGYGDTSPDIIVLLLLVLGLFCTAMAAPVFAADYHSRADDIQRCTRYGRGKLSAARSLAVLILVLAIAVASMGVYMIILNSIFGWEGLSSSLQTAFAAWGIAPMNVGDMMRMTFFAGILTLLATASCSLFVSSRCKSPTTALIVSFCVSLLPVFLGFAGIKASWLYALLPSGGTAIENSFYYALTLNSLEFLHLGSFTLWLPYAYILFAAVEIPLFILLTILSHKGRQVA, from the coding sequence ATGTTTAACGTACTCTGTATGGAATTTAAACGCCTTTTCAAAAGCCGTATGGTATGGATACTATGCGCCGCGTCTCTGGTGATTGCTCTGCTGCTTTGCGTGATGGTGGTGGACAACGTAAGCTACGGCCGCCGGGATGACCCAGACGCCAAAATCGGCCTGGAGGCAGTCGCAGCGGTCAAGGAAGCCTACAGCCCTCTTTATGGGGCGGTTACACCTGAAAAGCTGGAGTCCGCCTTTGAAACCTATATCAATACATCAAATGCTTATGAGGAAAAAATGCCGGCCTCGGTTTATAAAGAAAAAATAGCGCCAATTCAGCCGGCCCTCAACTGGATTTTCAGCGCCTTTGACGATTCTGAAATCACAAGCGCCGACCAGGTGGGAGGTTTCTACGCCCAGCGATTCCACAATATTGAAAACCAGCTGGCGGATAAATACGCCAACGCGCCACAGGCAAAGCAGGCGGCACTGGAACTTAACAGCAGGGTAGAAACCCCTTTCAATTATGCCTACGGCTATGGGGATACCAGTCCGGATATCATTGTTTTGCTGCTCCTGGTTCTTGGGCTGTTCTGCACCGCCATGGCCGCGCCGGTTTTTGCCGCGGACTACCACAGCCGGGCCGATGATATCCAGCGCTGTACCCGCTACGGCAGGGGCAAGCTGAGCGCCGCGCGGTCATTGGCGGTGCTTATCCTGGTTTTGGCCATAGCAGTCGCCAGCATGGGCGTTTATATGATTATTTTAAACAGCATTTTTGGCTGGGAGGGGCTTTCATCCTCCCTTCAGACCGCCTTTGCGGCCTGGGGTATCGCCCCCATGAACGTGGGCGATATGATGCGTATGACTTTTTTTGCCGGTATTCTCACCCTGCTGGCCACAGCTTCCTGCAGCCTGTTTGTGTCCTCCCGGTGCAAATCGCCCACAACAGCGCTCATCGTCAGCTTCTGCGTCAGCCTCCTGCCTGTTTTTCTGGGGTTCGCGGGCATTAAGGCAAGCTGGCTGTACGCGCTGCTGCCCTCAGGCGGAACGGCCATAGAGAACAGCTTTTACTACGCTCTGACACTCAACAGCCTTGAGTTCCTTCACCTTGGGAGCTTTACCCTATGGCTGCCCTACGCTTATATTCTTTTTGCTGCAGTGGAGATCCCGCTGTTTATCCTGCTGACCATACTGTCCCACAAGGGACGGCAGGTCGCCTGA
- a CDS encoding ABC transporter permease, giving the protein MIKVFLHEFKRLCLNRTVQVLSALSVVFAVLLVYVVISNTDYGVYGSRAYRSGLDAIAHAKTVYKPSYGFVTPEKLAASLKVYQDTAVDYPEGQIPDAVREKKTAPLSPVLRLLLYTYDTLDVSVETAADFYKQRETIIEKSVDEQYPDSPAVQDNVKNINQRVRTPFYYAYGYGDSDGPEFLVFLLFVLVFFCAVIAAPVFSEDYSSRADDIQRCCRYGRQQLGTARILAVYTLVLLLVMVCTGIYLVSLNTLFGWEGLKASLQTRYFTTAITPMTIGGVMGATVLSGILTLLATASCAVFVSSRCRSPVAALAGSVMIALLPAFLSFLHILEGGLASLLPSGGIISGNGFYQTLSQNSLEFLNGGAFTLWLPYAYVLFAAVEIPLFSVLTVWSYKKQEVY; this is encoded by the coding sequence ATGATAAAAGTCTTTTTACACGAATTTAAACGGCTGTGCCTGAACCGTACGGTTCAGGTGCTGTCGGCCCTTTCAGTCGTGTTTGCTGTCCTGCTGGTGTATGTGGTCATATCAAACACTGATTATGGCGTTTATGGCAGCCGGGCATATCGAAGCGGCCTGGATGCCATCGCCCACGCAAAAACGGTCTACAAACCGTCATATGGCTTCGTTACGCCGGAAAAACTGGCGGCATCCCTTAAAGTCTATCAGGATACTGCAGTAGATTACCCGGAGGGCCAGATACCGGACGCTGTAAGAGAAAAGAAAACAGCGCCTCTGTCTCCTGTGCTCCGGCTGCTGCTGTATACTTACGATACCCTTGATGTATCTGTTGAAACGGCTGCGGATTTTTACAAGCAGCGTGAAACAATCATTGAAAAGTCCGTTGATGAGCAGTACCCCGATTCACCCGCGGTCCAGGATAACGTAAAAAACATTAACCAAAGGGTTAGAACCCCGTTTTATTACGCCTATGGTTATGGCGACAGCGATGGGCCGGAATTTCTGGTTTTTCTTCTGTTTGTGCTGGTCTTTTTCTGTGCGGTCATTGCCGCACCGGTCTTTTCAGAGGATTACAGCAGCCGGGCCGACGATATTCAGCGCTGCTGCCGCTATGGAAGGCAACAGCTTGGAACCGCCCGAATATTAGCAGTATATACCCTGGTTCTTTTGCTGGTAATGGTCTGTACCGGAATTTATCTGGTTTCACTGAATACGCTATTTGGCTGGGAGGGGTTAAAGGCATCCCTTCAGACCCGCTATTTCACAACCGCAATCACACCAATGACGATCGGCGGCGTTATGGGTGCCACAGTGCTGTCGGGCATTCTTACCTTACTGGCTACGGCATCCTGCGCCGTATTTGTATCCTCAAGATGCAGATCACCAGTGGCCGCCTTGGCGGGAAGTGTAATGATCGCGCTGCTGCCCGCTTTTCTCTCTTTTCTCCATATTTTGGAGGGAGGGCTGGCTTCGCTGCTGCCTTCTGGTGGTATCATCTCTGGCAATGGCTTTTATCAGACACTGTCTCAAAACAGCCTGGAATTTTTAAACGGTGGCGCATTTACCCTGTGGCTGCCTTACGCCTATGTCCTTTTTGCTGCGGTGGAGATCCCGCTTTTCAGCGTGCTGACAGTCTGGTCCTACAAAAAACAAGAGGTTTACTAA
- a CDS encoding secondary thiamine-phosphate synthase enzyme YjbQ — protein sequence MKSYRKELHFNLPTRRGLVNITPDVEAALADSGIREGLVLVNAMNITASVFINDDESGLHHDYEVWLEKLAPEKPYSQYHHNGFEDNADAHLKRTVMGREVVVAVTDGRLDFGTWEQIFYFEFDGKRDKHALIKIIGE from the coding sequence ATGAAATCTTATCGAAAAGAACTGCATTTTAACCTGCCGACCCGCAGAGGTCTTGTCAATATTACACCGGATGTCGAGGCAGCACTGGCCGACAGTGGAATCCGTGAGGGCCTGGTGCTGGTCAACGCCATGAACATCACCGCCAGTGTGTTCATCAATGATGACGAGAGCGGCCTGCACCACGATTATGAGGTATGGCTCGAAAAACTGGCTCCAGAAAAGCCCTACAGCCAGTATCACCACAACGGTTTTGAGGATAACGCTGACGCGCATCTCAAGCGGACCGTCATGGGCCGCGAAGTGGTCGTAGCGGTCACAGATGGCCGTCTGGATTTTGGAACCTGGGAACAGATCTTTTATTTTGAGTTTGACGGCAAGCGCGATAAGCATGCGCTCATTAAAATTATTGGCGAATAG
- a CDS encoding helix-turn-helix domain-containing protein: MDKKHTVDKQVFGQRLKYLMTNFNETTYSMSRKFNLSPPSISRYTRGEMAPKITTIREMAAYFDVSPLWLMGRPVSMYEREVLSDTQAFGAEVTLSVFGSIKYQLPVFSNEKTIHTLTLPSDQLAKWGPVFAMEITDASMEPTLMKNDYVVVKLNTFLKSGDLTALHVGESDLKIRKVSFRKNQVILQPHNPAFEVEIYDLNKDNVQVIGSVVYQKRVYERFFECY, from the coding sequence ATGGATAAAAAACATACCGTCGATAAACAGGTCTTTGGCCAGCGTCTAAAATACCTGATGACGAATTTCAATGAAACCACCTATTCGATGTCACGGAAGTTCAACCTTTCTCCCCCAAGTATTTCACGTTATACCCGGGGTGAGATGGCTCCAAAAATTACCACCATCCGGGAGATGGCAGCGTACTTTGATGTCAGCCCCCTGTGGTTGATGGGCCGTCCGGTCTCTATGTATGAGCGCGAGGTACTTAGCGACACTCAGGCCTTTGGAGCGGAGGTGACACTTTCGGTTTTCGGGAGTATCAAATATCAGCTGCCGGTTTTTTCCAACGAGAAAACAATCCACACCCTCACGCTGCCCAGCGACCAGCTGGCAAAATGGGGCCCGGTCTTTGCCATGGAGATCACAGACGCCAGCATGGAACCCACACTGATGAAAAACGATTATGTGGTGGTCAAGCTCAACACCTTTTTAAAATCCGGTGATCTGACCGCGCTGCATGTGGGCGAGTCGGACCTCAAGATCCGGAAGGTCTCTTTCCGAAAAAATCAGGTTATTCTTCAGCCCCACAATCCTGCCTTTGAAGTGGAGATTTATGACCTTAATAAGGATAATGTTCAGGTCATTGGTTCCGTTGTTTACCAGAAACGCGTCTATGAGCGCTTCTTTGAATGTTATTAA
- a CDS encoding DUF3658 domain-containing protein translates to MIELIFGNSSAGCLSYAKSMKHGQEIKDTSMLRRSGYTIPTHWPGLSMDGSPEDVAPLWQSLDIGALDNAETREGTRLSVLKTLYGDSPGVAEEIAGLNRKTLDRLEKTRETLEPIRVWLSENDPAEVCGFLFICHFFRESPVPLSAVFVSRKTVFEGKARQYLSTGEVFPEDFGILAQLEEPVNPIQQEACAALWEQLVKENAPLRAVVNGRVMSVREDFYDAVLRANIPDGDFLTAVAIGRTLLRVKGVSAQWLFMRLQAMADAGDLEEVAPSKDENPYSGVMRRKD, encoded by the coding sequence GTGATTGAGCTTATTTTCGGAAACAGCTCGGCTGGGTGCCTGAGCTATGCAAAGTCTATGAAACATGGACAAGAGATAAAAGACACATCTATGCTGCGGCGCAGTGGCTATACCATCCCCACCCACTGGCCCGGCCTTTCCATGGACGGCAGCCCCGAGGACGTGGCGCCCCTGTGGCAGTCTCTGGACATCGGGGCGCTCGACAACGCTGAAACAAGAGAGGGTACCCGGCTTTCTGTGCTGAAAACCCTGTACGGCGATTCGCCCGGCGTGGCTGAGGAAATTGCGGGGCTGAACCGCAAAACCCTTGACCGGCTGGAAAAAACCAGAGAAACCCTTGAGCCTATCCGCGTCTGGCTGTCAGAAAATGATCCGGCCGAGGTTTGTGGTTTTCTTTTCATCTGTCACTTTTTCAGGGAGAGCCCGGTTCCTTTATCCGCAGTCTTTGTCTCCCGAAAGACTGTATTTGAAGGAAAAGCACGCCAATATCTGAGTACAGGCGAGGTTTTTCCCGAGGACTTCGGGATACTTGCGCAGCTTGAGGAGCCGGTCAACCCCATCCAGCAAGAAGCCTGCGCGGCGCTGTGGGAACAGCTCGTCAAAGAAAACGCCCCTTTGCGCGCGGTGGTAAACGGCCGCGTTATGAGTGTGCGCGAAGATTTCTATGACGCTGTCCTCCGGGCAAATATACCCGACGGTGACTTTTTAACCGCTGTTGCCATCGGCAGAACCCTGCTCCGCGTCAAGGGTGTGAGCGCGCAATGGCTGTTCATGCGGCTGCAGGCCATGGCTGACGCCGGGGATCTTGAGGAGGTTGCTCCGTCAAAGGATGAAAACCCATATAGCGGGGTCATGCGGCGAAAAGACTGA